Genomic window (Thiosulfatimonas sediminis):
GTAGGCGATGAAAAACAGAATAACCGGGAATAAATCGAATAAAAGTTTCATAAAGGTACAAAAAAGTCCTGCTAAAGAGTCATCGAACACATAAATCCACATTCATGCGTCACCATTTGCGCCTATAATACCTTGTTTATTGCTCAAGATAAGCGCAAAAAACGTCAAAACTTGTTTGGCGGCAAAGCAAATAATTCTTCCGCGCTAGACAACGCATCGTTAAAATCTCTTAACTAAGGAGACGCTAACCCAGCGGCAACCTTATCTTCTCAGCAACGTCTTTTTAAAGCCATACACAAAACTATTAGTAGATGCATTTTAAACTCTGGCGCAGATTTCAACCCGTTTGCCATTGATTTAATGCTCGGAGGAGACTGTTTGAAAGTCGATTTTCATTGCCATACCACTGCCTCTGACGGCGCTTTAACGCCACACGCATTGATTGATTTGGCTTGCTTTCATCAAGTGGAATGCTTGGCGATTACTGACCACGATACCACGGCTGGCTATGAAGCGGCTTTAGACTACGCACAGGCCAATAATTTGCGTTTGATTAGCGGTGCGGAAATTTCCTGCGAGTGGAACGGCCACACAATCCATATTGTTGGCCTGAATTTCGCTAACGATGACAACACGCTGCAACAAGGTTTACAGCGGATTCGTCAAGCGCGTCAGGAACGCGCCAATGAAATGCTCGAAAAGCTCATCGCCAAACCGAATGCACATTTGCAACAGTTACCACAAATGGTTGAGCAATGCGTTGGCCAGGGCGTTATCGGGCGCGGACACTTTGCGCAAGCGATGATTAAACTTGGCTTGGTCAACAATCAACCGCAAGCTTTTGAGCGTTACCTTAAGCGCGGACGCATCGGTTATGTGAAGGCTCAGTGGCCAAGCTTGGCCGAAGTGGTGCAATGGATTGTGCAAGCGGGTGGTATCGCCGTAATAGCTCATCCGAAAATTTACAAATTTACCAGCAGTAAATTGAACCGATTAATAGGTGATTTTAAAGCGGCTGGCGGTCAAGCGATTGAGGTTGTAAATGCACCTCGACCCAGCAGCGACATCACAGGGATGGCGGAGCGCGCCCAGCGTTTTGGTTTACTTGCCTCAGTTGGCTCGGACTTTCACACCCCAGACCACCATTGGCGTGGCTTAGGGTGGCTAGCCCCTTTGCCGGAAAAATGCACTCCGGTGTGGCACGCTTTTTCAGCGTGACGCACCCTAACACGTTGTTTAAATTTCAAAGGAATCCACTTGAGCGACTGTAAATACATCAACGTCCACCCTGACAATCCCCAAAAACGCCTTTTGGAGCAGGTGGTCAATATTCTCAATAATGATGGCGTGATTGCCTACCCAACCGAGTCTGGTTATGCGCTCGGCTGTTTGCTGGATAATAAACAAGGCGCGGATAAAATTCGTCAAATTCGCCGGCTTTCTGAGCAACATGAATTGACTTTAGTCTGTAAAGATTTAAGCAATTTATCGGCTTATGCTAAGGTTGGCAACAGTCAATATAAGTATCTAAAAAAACATTTGCCGGGGCCTTACACCTTTATTTTGCCAGCCAGCCGAGAAGTTCCAAAGCGCCTGCAATCACCAAAGCGTAAAACAATTGGCTTACGGATTTCACCAAATGTGGTGACGAATACGTTGTTAAGTTATTTTGATAAACCACTGCTAAGTACCAGTTTGATTATGCCACAGGATGATCATCCTCTCACCGATGGCTGGAGTGTGTATGAAACGTTAAATCATGCGCTAGATGCGGTTTTAGATGGCGGCTTCACTGGCTTTGAACCAACGACAATTATCGACTTTACCGAAGAAGAGCCCGTATTGGTTCGTCAAGGTCAAGGGGAGTTTAACGGCGATTAATATCCATGCTAGAGTCCATTCAGACTCTTTTAAAGCTTTCTGCGAATACTGCTCGATGTCACTTGATAAACTATCTAAACCTTTCTGATTTTGGATAATGCATGGAACAACTCAATACCATTCAACTGATCGCTGTTTGGGCGCTTCCCGTCCTGTTTGCCATTACGCTACATGAGGCAGCGCATGGCTGGATGGCCAATAAACTTGGCGATCCGACGGCGAAAATGCTTGGTCGTGTAACCCTTAATCCCATAAAGCATATTGATCCAATCGGCACTATTGTGGTGCCGATCGTATTGTTGATGCTCGGTGGTTTTCTATTTGGTTGGGCGAAAGCCGTACCGATAACCGACCGTAATTTTAAACGCCCGCAAGTTGATATGGCGTGGGTGGCGATTGCCGGACCTGCGTCTAATTTATTGATGGCACTGGGTTGGGCTGTCGTTTTAAAAATCGGTCTGCTATTGCAAAATAGCGCACCAGAGATAGGGCAGTTCATGGTGTACAGTGGCACCGCAGGCATCAGTATTAACCTAATACTTTTGGTGCTTAACCTATTACCAATCCCCCCTTTAGACGGAAGTCGTGTATTGGTGGCCTTTATCAGCAAAAAAATGGCTTGGCAATTTTATCGTTTAGAGCCCTATGGTTTTTTCATCCTGCTAGGACTCTTGCTGTTGGGCTTGCTCGCCCCAATCTTAATGGGACCTTATTCCTTTTTACAGAATCTGATTTACCGTCTATTTGGGTTATAAAGCGGCGTATAATAAGCGCACATTTTATCGACATGAGCAAAGGCACTCCGCGCAATGAAAAAAACCACCTCCTCCCCACAAGCTGACACCGAAAAGTTGCAAAAGATTTTAGCTCGCGCTGGCTACGGTTCGCGCCGTTCGGTCGAAAAACTGATTGAAGAAGGTTTGGTTAAAGTCAATGGACGGGTGGCCATACTTGGTGACCGTGCTAGCAGCAACGATAAAATACAAATTCGTGATCAATTGCTGCGGCCGGCACAACTCGAAGCGCAAAGCACGCAGGTTATTTTATACAACAAGCCTGAGGGGCGGGTCTGTACGCGTAGTGACGAAAAAGGCCGAGATACCATTTTCACTCAACTACCACGCTTGCATAACGGCCGATGGATTAGCATTGGCCGCCTGGATTTGAACACCAGTGGATTGTTGATTTTAACGAATAACGGCGAATTAGCGAATCGCTTGATGCACCCCTCTTATCAAATTGAGCGCGAGTATTTGGTTCGCGTATTTGGCGATGTCACCGCGGATGCATTGGCGCAATTGCGAGAGGGCGTGATGCTGGATGATGGCCCCGCCAAATTTGATAAAGTGAACGCCATGCCTGCTCCGTTGAGCGAAGAAGAGTCACTAAACAACTGGTATCGGGTGGTGATTAAAGAAGGGCGTAATCGCGAAGTCCGCCGTATTTGGGAAGCCGTCGGCTTGCAAGTTAGTCGTTTGCACCGTGTTCGTTACGGCGAGTTTTCCATGCCACGCAATCTACGCAAAGGGAAAACCCAAGAATTAACTTGGAAGCAGATTAATCAGTTGCTACGTTCGGTAGATTTAGCTGAGGAAGCACGTCCAGATTTACGCATACCGACACAAATCATCAAAAGTCATTTGGCCAAACGTGACGCTAAAAAATCCGATCGCACATTAGTTGGAAAATACACCGGAAAAGGCGCACAAAAAAACACCGGTTTAGGAAAGTCTTCTAGCAGACAAAATAACGAGTTTTCGCGCAAAAAAGGGCGTTAAGGGCTTATAAAGAAGGGCCCCTAAAGAGCCCTTTTTTTAATTTTAGTTAGCCAGCTAGGCCTTAAATTTTGTAAGTATTAAGTTTTTTGCGTTCGCTAGAGGAAGGAATGTTCATCGCTTCACGGTACTTGGCGATGGTACGGCGAGCCACAGATATCTCATTATCCTCTTCAAGTAACTTCATTAACTTACTGTCACTTAACGGCTTTTTAGGGTCTTCTGCATCAATTAAACGCTTAATGAAGGCTTTAATCGCCGTTGCAGACTGATCCGCACTGCCATACTGGCTAACCCCAGTCGAGAAGAAATACTTCAATTCAAAGGTTCCGCGCGGGGTTTGGATGTATTTCTGATTGGTCGCGCGCGAAATAGTCGATTCATGCAGATCTAAAAACTCCGCAACTTCGCGCAACACTAAAGGCTTCATGGCCTGCTCGCCTTCTTCAAAAAAACCTTGTTGACGATTAACGATGAAACTTCCGACGCGCAATAAGGTTTCACCGCGACTCTGAATGCTTTTAATTAAGCCCTTAGCTTCC
Coding sequences:
- a CDS encoding PHP domain-containing protein produces the protein MKVDFHCHTTASDGALTPHALIDLACFHQVECLAITDHDTTAGYEAALDYAQANNLRLISGAEISCEWNGHTIHIVGLNFANDDNTLQQGLQRIRQARQERANEMLEKLIAKPNAHLQQLPQMVEQCVGQGVIGRGHFAQAMIKLGLVNNQPQAFERYLKRGRIGYVKAQWPSLAEVVQWIVQAGGIAVIAHPKIYKFTSSKLNRLIGDFKAAGGQAIEVVNAPRPSSDITGMAERAQRFGLLASVGSDFHTPDHHWRGLGWLAPLPEKCTPVWHAFSA
- a CDS encoding L-threonylcarbamoyladenylate synthase produces the protein MHLSDCKYINVHPDNPQKRLLEQVVNILNNDGVIAYPTESGYALGCLLDNKQGADKIRQIRRLSEQHELTLVCKDLSNLSAYAKVGNSQYKYLKKHLPGPYTFILPASREVPKRLQSPKRKTIGLRISPNVVTNTLLSYFDKPLLSTSLIMPQDDHPLTDGWSVYETLNHALDAVLDGGFTGFEPTTIIDFTEEEPVLVRQGQGEFNGD
- a CDS encoding site-2 protease family protein, translating into MEQLNTIQLIAVWALPVLFAITLHEAAHGWMANKLGDPTAKMLGRVTLNPIKHIDPIGTIVVPIVLLMLGGFLFGWAKAVPITDRNFKRPQVDMAWVAIAGPASNLLMALGWAVVLKIGLLLQNSAPEIGQFMVYSGTAGISINLILLVLNLLPIPPLDGSRVLVAFISKKMAWQFYRLEPYGFFILLGLLLLGLLAPILMGPYSFLQNLIYRLFGL
- the rluB gene encoding 23S rRNA pseudouridine(2605) synthase RluB, whose protein sequence is MKKTTSSPQADTEKLQKILARAGYGSRRSVEKLIEEGLVKVNGRVAILGDRASSNDKIQIRDQLLRPAQLEAQSTQVILYNKPEGRVCTRSDEKGRDTIFTQLPRLHNGRWISIGRLDLNTSGLLILTNNGELANRLMHPSYQIEREYLVRVFGDVTADALAQLREGVMLDDGPAKFDKVNAMPAPLSEEESLNNWYRVVIKEGRNREVRRIWEAVGLQVSRLHRVRYGEFSMPRNLRKGKTQELTWKQINQLLRSVDLAEEARPDLRIPTQIIKSHLAKRDAKKSDRTLVGKYTGKGAQKNTGLGKSSSRQNNEFSRKKGR